TTGCGCCGCCAGCACCGCAACGCCTCACCCCTGCGGAACGAAACTGGACGCACTCGGCACGCTTCGCGGCCGGGTCGGTTACGCAATGGGGCCGTCGGGCTCGGGCTGCCATACATGACGGGTGGCCTCGCGGTCGGCAACGTGCAGGGTTGGGACAAGCTGACGCCGTCGGAAGGAAGCGGGTTCCGCACCGGCTGGACCGCGGGCGCCGGCATCGAGGCGCGGATCGCGCCGCAATGGACGGCGAAGCTCGAATACCTCCACGTCGATCTCGGCCCCAGCGTGCTGTTCGATGTGGTTCCGCTGGTGCCGGAGACCGTCAGCTTCCGCGCCGACATCATTCGGGTCGGCCTCAACCGCAGTTTTGGCGATCCGGTCGTCTCCGCGCCCGCGCCGATGTACGCCAATGCCCACGCGAAGGCCCACGCGAAGGCGCCGGTGCTCGCGCCCGCCTACGACTGGAGCGGCTTCTGCGTCGGCGGCGATATCGGCGGCATGGCGCAAACCGGCTCGGGTACCTCCGACTTCTTCCAGAACGATCCGGACCCGGCCTTCGCCAATAATGTCCAGGGGCAGTCGCCCAGCTCCAGCAGCTTCATCGGCGGCCTGCTGCTGGTTTCAACTGGCAATTCGCGCGGTCCCTGGTGGCGGGCGTAGAGGGGGACTGGCAATGGATGAACGCGCACTACCTGTTCTGCCGCCAGACCGACATCGCAAGCGCGGCCTGCGCCGATAACGGCCGCGGCTTCGCCTATGGCAGCAGCGAAGCGAAATCGCTGGCGACGATCAGGGGACGCCTGGGCCTTACCTTCGATCGCCTGATGTTCTACGGCACCGGCGGCATTGCGTTTGCCGAGGTCAATTCGTCGCTCGGAACCAATTGTCTGGTTAACGGCTGTGCGGACCAGGGCGGCGCCAGCGCGGCGCTGTCGAATTACACCACCAAGAAGACCGGCTGGGTCGCCGGCGGCGGCATCGAATGGATGCTCGACGCCAACTGGGTGGTGCGCGGCGAGTACCTGCACGCCGACCTCGGCAACGTGACCAACCTCCTGGTCCTCGACCCCGTCAACAGCTGTTTCGCCGGCGGGCCGTGCGGGGCGACATTCTCGCGCGACGTCCGCTACGACATCGTGAGGCTGGGGGCGAGCTACAAGTTCGGCGGACCGGTGATCGCGCGGTACTGAGGTGGCGGAAGGGGTGTCCGACCTTTGATTTCGTTCATGTAATTCGCATTTATTGGGTCGCATCCACGAGCGTATCCACGTCATCGCTTGTAGTCATCGCGGCCATGCGATTTCCGGGATACTGAGCGTGCCAGCGCGCAGTGTCGGCCGAAACACCGAGCGCCATCAACGCACGCAGTAATTCCGATCGCGAGCCGCCGAGTCGGAATGCCTCGGTCGCGTCATCGTAAGCCGTCAAAGCCGCCTCGTTGGCCAGCGGCAGCAAGCCGTTCTCAATGGCGTATTCGCGGAGACTCGTCATATGTTCCTCCTGATGGCCGGGAGCGGCCTGCATCAATCAGCCACGAATCCGCTAAAAGGTCACGGCTTGAACTAATTTAAGTTATTGATATAATTGGACATTACGTTGACAATCAACATAAATGCTAACTGTCAACATACGGGGGAAATCGAATGAGCGCGGATAATCAAATTGCGGCGACGCTCGCCGCAGCACTACTTCAACAACCCGATGGCATGACCGAAAAAGAGCACCCGAAAAGGGCGGCACTTGCCGTCGCCACCTATTTTCAGTGCCTCGACGCGCTCGCTGCGGAAACAAAGAAGCGTAGCAAGTCGTCCAGTTCACCGCTGAACATCTAAAAAAAGGGCGACGCATCCCGTGTCGGTGCGCCGCCCCAAGGTGTCCGCCGTCTCGCTAAAGCAGCGGATTAGAGATCGACCAGATCGAACGCCGTATCCAGATCGGCCTTGGAAACTTCGCCAGCCTTCGCAGCGGCGAGCGCTTGAACAACTGACAGCATCGCCCGAGCACGCCCGCCCGAGTCGTAAGCCTGCAACGGCCGCAATAGATCGATCGTCACGGTCGAGCCGAGCTTGTCGGTGGCTTCCTCGGCGAGCAGCGCGGCAATCGGCTGCAATGTCCATTGGCAAAGATGGCGCTGGCATTCGCGCACCATCGGCCCGGTCGTGGCACTGTTGAACAGGCCAGGCAGCACGCCGAACGCCCCAAGGATGGCATCGCGTGAAGCGTCCAGCGTCTCGCTGGTCATGCTTTTTTCCAGATTTGGCGACATATCGGCCGGTTTCCAATCCGACGCCGGGGCCGGCCCGCCCGCCGCGCTGACGTTCACCGACTCGCGCAACAGAACGCGACCGCGACGGCCACGGAAGCCACGCCCCAAAGTTTCAAGATCAGTCTCGCCAGACTCCGGGAACGGCATGACCAAAGAGCCGAGCGGCGCATTTTCGAAAACCTCTGCCAGTGCGCTTTCCACCGCATTGAGCATGCCGGCCGTGAGGCTGGAACGCTTCAACGGCGCTGTGCCGTAATATGGCGCGGCGGGATCCGATCCGATGCGGAGATGCAGCACTTCGCCAGCAAGGGCGGTTTGCGTGGTGCCGCCGCCCGCCTCGGGGATGCTGATACGGTATGCAGTCGGGCGCCCGTAGCGCGTCCGCAAATCCCAATCGCTGGCCGGCACGAGAAAGTCGTCTTGAATCAGGAACACCGACTCGCCACGCAGCGCCAATGATCGGCCGATCAACGCGAGCGACTGCCGATTGAGCATTTCAGTGCCTTGGACATCGGCCAAGGCGAAACCGTTCTCCCAAAGCGAAACGCAGCTTTGCGCCGTGGCGGTCATCTCAGCAATGCCGCGCCGGCCGGAGATGTAGGCTTCGCGCGCCTGGATAATCTCGGCGGTGAAGCCGCTGCCGGCGGAACGCTTTTCCACGGCCGGAGCCGATCGCTTGAATAGCCAATCAAACACGACGATACCCCCTCAACAGATCGGCCGCGCCGCTGTTCTGCAATGCCATCGCCATCCAAGATTCGGAGCGCGAATGCGATGTGGAAATTGAACCGGCCGTAATGGATTCGGAGCGCGCACCGGCCTTACTACGCGGCGCCGCCATGTATTCGGCCAGCCGCTTGAATGCCTCATTGACCGCCGCGGGCACTGTCGGCGCGGGCGATCCGCCGCCAACCGTTCCGGTGAAGCGATACGGGCCGGTACAAGGCAGGTAATAACCGCCCAATGGCGAGGCATCGAGAGTCGCGACTTCCCACACATCGGCGGCGGACCAAACTTCGACCGTGGAAATGCTGGCTGGCGAAAGCGGCGGGTGCCATTCACCGGGGCCGTCGACGATCCAGATCACAGCGCGCGACGTGTAGCGATGCGCGACATACGACTCGATGCGGTCCCAAACGACGGCGGGAGCGAGCGCAGCCGCGGCCGTGGACAAGCCTGAGGGCGTTGCGGGGTATGACGCCGGAATCGCTTCGGTCTGTTTGATGGTCGTGGCCATTAAAGCCTCCAACGCTTGAGTACGGGGGCGAAGGTCGGCACGGTGACCAATGACGTCGGTGGCGGAACGAGCACGCCATTTTGCCAAGTCCATCCCGCCGCGACCTTTTCGTCGTCGGTTTGCGGCTCTTGCTTATCGGGCGCATCGGCGGCGGAAATGCCACTCTCTTTGTAAGCAGGCCGCGTCACGATCGAAAGTTCGTAGAGCAGCGCGGAAAAGATTGTGCGGATCGACGCATTGAACATGCCCCGGCTCGGGTCCATGCCTTCGTCGGTGAATTTCTCCGGCGTTTTGACTCTGCGCGGCGGTGGCAATCGAAAGCCGGGACTTATGCCGTAGGCAAGGCCGGAATCGATTTGAGCGAGCACGTCAATGCCGTAACTGGTCGCCGCGATCTCAGGCGCAATGTCCGCCTCAAACGTCAGCGCCTCGTCGCTATCGGTAAGGCGTAGCGAATTTGTCAGCTTGCTGGCCAAGGGCCGATTGAAGTCATGCCCAACCAAAAGATGGATTTCTTTGTCGGGCGCAGCGACCCGGAAGCCAAAAGCCCTTGGCGCAAATTCCTCTTTCTGCGGACGACCGCCATTCCGACCGCCATCCGATAGAACAGCGCGTTTTTTGTACGGAAAGCGACCACGGAGCTTGCGCCCCCCACGAGGGGAGGCGCGCACTTCCAGTTCGCCTATGAGATTGGCGAACTCGTTCATTACTGGATGCCGGTCAAGATTTGGAGCTGTTCGGCGCGCGATGCAGTCACGTCGAGCGTGGCCAACGCCGTCAAGCGAAGCCCGCCCGATGCGGCGTCGGAGAACGGATCGCGGATCAGGTCGATTGCACCCCACGTTCCAACGAAGATCGGCGAAACGCCGTTCGCGGTCGTGGTCAGCAATGCCTTGGTGGCGAGCGGCGAGCCGACCGGCGCAGCGAGCGCATTGGACGACATGACCACGTTGCCGGCGCCGATGTTTTTGATCAAACGATCCCACTCCGAAACCGCGGTGTTGGTGATCAGGTCATCGTCCATCGCGTCCCACACTTCCGGACGGATCAGCAGCTTGACGGCAGACGGGCCGTTCGCGGCGTTCGCCACGATGAACCGCTTGATTGCCGCGCGGAACGCAGCCCACGACGCAGCCGCCGAAACCGCCGTGCTCGTGATGCCGTAGCTGCCGACCAGAATGCCGGCCGGTTCACCCGACGCGCCAGCGCCAAGGAACACGGCCTTGTCCAGGGCAACGGCCATGCAGCCGTTCATGTCACGCCGCACCGCCTGCTCAAGACCATCGCCCGACTGTTTCAGGGTCTTGCGGGTGATCTTCATGGTGATGCCGAGCGTATTGTTCGGCGCAAGCGAGCGCTCTGCCGTGCTGTACGCGGTCGGGCCGCCTACGGAGCCGGTTTCCGAAGTCTGCCAAGCGGCAGCAACGCTGCTCGACGTGATCGGATATTCGTTCGTGCCCTGGTCGATGTTGACCATTTGCGCGCCCATCTGCACCGCAGCGGAGTCGGCGAAAATGCGATCGATGATCGGGCCGGTCGTTTTCGGCGCCGGCGTGCCGCTGGCAACGGTTTCGCCCGACCGCTTTTCGAGCGCCTGCCACGGAACGGGAACGCCGCGATAGCCGCCCTGCGAGCGAAGTTCCTGCACCACTTCGGCGGTCGCGCCGTCAATCTGCCGCCCTTCGTCCAGCATCAACGCGACCTGACGCAGTTCGAATTTGTCGATCAGGGCGCCATAGTCCCTGTCAGATCGGGTTTCCAGATCGTCCTTAGCTTCGCGACGCTCGGAATCTTCCACGATCAGCGCAGCGCGAAACTTGGTTTCGTTCGCCTGATACTCGGAGTCGAGCGACTCCATCGAACGGGTTTCATCCTCGCTCGGCTTGTCTTTGCCAACGAGCGCCGCGAGGTCTTTCCGAATCTCGGACTGACGACGGCTAATCTTTACAGAGTGCAACATAGAGACTCCTTTGGTTGTGGTTTCGCCAGCATGGCGACGAGATCACGCCATGCGGCGCGAGCGGGAGAGATTTCGTTTCCGAAACCGCATTCGATTTTCGTTTTGGCGGAGTGGCAGGGCTTGCAGAGCGTCTGCAAATTGCTCAACTCAAACGCCAGATCGGGCGCATCCTTGACGCGCTTTATGTGATCGACTTCCAGCATGCCGCTGGCGCTGCATTTGACGCACTTGAATCCATCACGGCGCTTTGCAGCGAGCCGAACAACTTTCCACCTCGCAGAGCGGATCACGGCTGCGCTGTGCGAGTCGTATTCACCGCGCTTCAAACCCATGTCGCCATCCGAGCTTTTTTGACCGGAGCGGCGAGCATGCGCGCGCCTTGTGCGACGGCGAGCACGCTGGCGGATGCAGCATCGATACGACCGAGCGACCGGGCTTTGGCCAATTTGATATTGTTCGCGGGATCACGAAGGCACACCGCGTCGGCGAATGCAGATCGCAACAGCAGCGACGGCGATGCCTTCACCAATCCGTCGAAGCATGCACGGCGGAAACGGTCGCAATCTTCGTTGCCATCGCGGAAACCGAACCCGCGCCACACGAGCGGGCAGCGAATGCCGGCCGCGTCAATGGCCTGGCCAAGTTCGGCTTGCTTGTACCGATCCATGGTCAAAGCCGCGACGGGCTGGCCTTCTACGTGGCGCATGACTTCCGACAGCCAAGGCGCAACCGGAACGGTCGCATTTCCCAAGGTGGACAGTTCGCCACGGCTCGACATCTCGCTGTAGCGCGGGCCAACACCATCAGCCGCGCCGCGATCGGCGAGATTGGGCGCGGAGGGAAACCAGCCGAGACATTCCAGCCTGCCGGTTTCAGGCCAGAAGAATGCCGCGGCCGTCATCGAAGCGGAGCCGCCAAGGTCAACGCCGATGACCACGGCACCAGAGCGCGGCGGTAAATCGTCCACCTCGCACTTTAGCCATTCGTCGGTTGTCAGCAGAACGTCGCGAGTCTCGCCGGAAACCCGTTCGTTGCGATTGTACAGGCGGAACGTCGTCAGGCTCGATCCACCGCGCGCGATGGCGCGGCGTGCCTGCGACTGCAACCATTCAATGTTTGAACCGATGCCACACGCAGCGCCGGGATTGGCGATCAGCAGACTCGCCAGATCGTCGGCCGGCAAGCCGGGCGCGGGTCGGTGCTCTTGGCGATAGACGCCGGGCTGTTCCTCGTCCAGCCACTTGCTGAAAGGATGCGCGTCGTCGGGCGCGCTGGTCGAGATAATCAATGCGCGACCGCCGCGCTTGCCGCCACCGGACAGCAGCGCATGTTCCAGTTCGTCGCCTTTGCCAGCAGCCCAATGGCCACGTTCGTCCAGGATGGTCAGCGTCGGCGCGCCGCCAAGGGCGGATTTTCCATCGGCCGCGAGGCAGCGCAGCAGGTGCGTGCCGTTCGCGTCCGCATACTCGATCTCTAGCCGTGGCGCGCGGCGGAACGTAAGCCGCTTCTGCACGTCGTCGGGCAGGTAACGCGCGTAGCCGGCCACGAAATTCCAGACGAGTCGGGCCTGATCTCGCGTTCTGGCGCCGACCGGAATCTCTCTATTCGGCTGCGTGTCGCCGATCTCGCCGAGCAATTCGCCAAGGGCAAGGCCCGCGCTCAATGCCGTCTTTGCATTGCCGCGGCCAATCGACAGGGCGGCAACCGAAATGCCCGGAGCAAGCGCGCCGGTAACGAATTGCTTTTGGAACGGCGCCAGTTTCAGCGACTTTCCAGCCGCCGGACCTTCTGGCACTTTGAGTCCTTGGAGGAATTTGATTGCCTTTTTGGCGTTCAATTTTGGCCCCGGTCGCGAGAGAGAAAGGAAAAGGCCCCCCCTCCGAAGGCTCCCCCCAAACAAAACGCGGGGATTGGCACCGCTGCGGGCTTGCCGTCGTCGCTGGCGCGTTGGCGCGCGAGGCGTGCGCTCGGCATCAGGTGCGGCATTGGCAAACCCACGCGCAGCCAGCGGGATCGAGCGCAACGCTGATGATTGAGAAGGTCGAGCCGGCAATCGCTACGGTGTTGCCAGGCACAGGCGTGACAGCGAGCGTGCTTGCGACGATGAACACCTTGCGGTCGTTCACTTGCACATTCGAGTCGACGTGATCGATGGTGCTATAGGTGTCTATCCACCCCGAGCAGTCATAGGGAACGTCAGTGATGACCGGCTCCCATGCGGGGCCGCTCGTCTCTTGCACCGTGACCACAGCGCTTTGCGGAATGTCCGCATTGATCAGGGCATCGGAAAGTTGTTCTGCTAGATAGCCATCAAGGATGGACAATCGTGTTCCTGTATAGACGTGTGCGGACACTGCCGCATGCTCAAACGAAAAAGCCCCGCCGCGATCTTGCGATCGAAGCAGGGTTATTGAATGCGCAGCATACTACATTTCTAGGCTTTGCGCAAATCAGTGCGTGCCTGTCGG
The genomic region above belongs to Bradyrhizobium sediminis and contains:
- a CDS encoding outer membrane protein yields the protein MTGGLAVGNVQGWDKLTPSEGSGFRTGWTAGAGIEARIAPQWTAKLEYLHVDLGPSVLFDVVPLVPETVSFRADIIRVGLNRSFGDPVVSAPAPMYANAHAKAHAKAPVLAPAYDWSGFCVGGDIGGMAQTGSGTSDFFQNDPDPAFANNVQGQSPSSSSFIGGLLLVSTGNSRGPWWRA
- a CDS encoding outer membrane protein, with the protein product MAGVEGDWQWMNAHYLFCRQTDIASAACADNGRGFAYGSSEAKSLATIRGRLGLTFDRLMFYGTGGIAFAEVNSSLGTNCLVNGCADQGGASAALSNYTTKKTGWVAGGGIEWMLDANWVVRGEYLHADLGNVTNLLVLDPVNSCFAGGPCGATFSRDVRYDIVRLGASYKFGGPVIARY
- a CDS encoding phage portal protein, giving the protein MEKRSAGSGFTAEIIQAREAYISGRRGIAEMTATAQSCVSLWENGFALADVQGTEMLNRQSLALIGRSLALRGESVFLIQDDFLVPASDWDLRTRYGRPTAYRISIPEAGGGTTQTALAGEVLHLRIGSDPAAPYYGTAPLKRSSLTAGMLNAVESALAEVFENAPLGSLVMPFPESGETDLETLGRGFRGRRGRVLLRESVNVSAAGGPAPASDWKPADMSPNLEKSMTSETLDASRDAILGAFGVLPGLFNSATTGPMVRECQRHLCQWTLQPIAALLAEEATDKLGSTVTIDLLRPLQAYDSGGRARAMLSVVQALAAAKAGEVSKADLDTAFDLVDL
- a CDS encoding HK97 family phage prohead protease; translation: MNEFANLIGELEVRASPRGGRKLRGRFPYKKRAVLSDGGRNGGRPQKEEFAPRAFGFRVAAPDKEIHLLVGHDFNRPLASKLTNSLRLTDSDEALTFEADIAPEIAATSYGIDVLAQIDSGLAYGISPGFRLPPPRRVKTPEKFTDEGMDPSRGMFNASIRTIFSALLYELSIVTRPAYKESGISAADAPDKQEPQTDDEKVAAGWTWQNGVLVPPPTSLVTVPTFAPVLKRWRL
- a CDS encoding phage major capsid protein gives rise to the protein MLHSVKISRRQSEIRKDLAALVGKDKPSEDETRSMESLDSEYQANETKFRAALIVEDSERREAKDDLETRSDRDYGALIDKFELRQVALMLDEGRQIDGATAEVVQELRSQGGYRGVPVPWQALEKRSGETVASGTPAPKTTGPIIDRIFADSAAVQMGAQMVNIDQGTNEYPITSSSVAAAWQTSETGSVGGPTAYSTAERSLAPNNTLGITMKITRKTLKQSGDGLEQAVRRDMNGCMAVALDKAVFLGAGASGEPAGILVGSYGITSTAVSAAASWAAFRAAIKRFIVANAANGPSAVKLLIRPEVWDAMDDDLITNTAVSEWDRLIKNIGAGNVVMSSNALAAPVGSPLATKALLTTTANGVSPIFVGTWGAIDLIRDPFSDAASGGLRLTALATLDVTASRAEQLQILTGIQ
- a CDS encoding HNH endonuclease — its product is MGLKRGEYDSHSAAVIRSARWKVVRLAAKRRDGFKCVKCSASGMLEVDHIKRVKDAPDLAFELSNLQTLCKPCHSAKTKIECGFGNEISPARAAWRDLVAMLAKPQPKESLCCTL
- a CDS encoding terminase large subunit domain-containing protein, whose translation is MNAKKAIKFLQGLKVPEGPAAGKSLKLAPFQKQFVTGALAPGISVAALSIGRGNAKTALSAGLALGELLGEIGDTQPNREIPVGARTRDQARLVWNFVAGYARYLPDDVQKRLTFRRAPRLEIEYADANGTHLLRCLAADGKSALGGAPTLTILDERGHWAAGKGDELEHALLSGGGKRGGRALIISTSAPDDAHPFSKWLDEEQPGVYRQEHRPAPGLPADDLASLLIANPGAACGIGSNIEWLQSQARRAIARGGSSLTTFRLYNRNERVSGETRDVLLTTDEWLKCEVDDLPPRSGAVVIGVDLGGSASMTAAAFFWPETGRLECLGWFPSAPNLADRGAADGVGPRYSEMSSRGELSTLGNATVPVAPWLSEVMRHVEGQPVAALTMDRYKQAELGQAIDAAGIRCPLVWRGFGFRDGNEDCDRFRRACFDGLVKASPSLLLRSAFADAVCLRDPANNIKLAKARSLGRIDAASASVLAVAQGARMLAAPVKKARMATWV